The following are encoded in a window of Desulfolucanica intricata genomic DNA:
- a CDS encoding glycosyl hydrolase family 18 protein, whose protein sequence is MGSRIRGKPVFLLEILLVLAVCFSGLAPAAASNIQPGELKLGTRGPDVTLLQTKLKVAGFYPGEEVSGYFGLNTLQAVTKFEKANNLKVDGVIGAEEWSILQKLTAVPKGKLSRMVLGYYTVDYAGDKLSYNSLEQYSGFIDTIATFSFKVNGDGSLTGAVPRDALALAQERGVQTLLLVHNIAQPIDSNAAHNVLAIPANRYRLEENIMTQVKIYGYSGVNIDLEAVPPQDRENYNEFLRELGAKLHQEGLLLTVSIPAKTFDSKNDSWSGAYDYQIIGKLVDRVMIMTYDEHWFGGPAGPIASVPWIQKVLDYAVKEIPREKIFLGVAAYGYDWSSQRTRAIPWNRVNELINKYGNVKWDNTYSVPFLVYYQNGVRHEVWFENSYSLRFKLEMVKSYNVAGIAIWRLGFEDDSFWQMVNNEFVEEE, encoded by the coding sequence ATGGGGAGTAGAATTAGGGGGAAACCGGTTTTTTTACTGGAAATTTTGCTTGTACTGGCTGTCTGTTTTTCCGGTTTGGCCCCGGCAGCTGCAAGTAATATACAACCCGGGGAACTGAAATTAGGTACACGCGGGCCGGATGTTACATTGCTGCAGACTAAGCTTAAAGTGGCCGGTTTTTATCCCGGGGAAGAGGTTTCCGGGTACTTTGGGCTAAATACTTTACAGGCGGTTACTAAATTTGAAAAGGCTAATAACTTAAAGGTTGATGGTGTGATAGGTGCTGAAGAATGGTCAATACTACAGAAACTTACTGCTGTCCCTAAGGGAAAACTAAGTAGAATGGTATTAGGCTATTATACTGTGGATTACGCGGGGGACAAGCTCTCCTATAACTCACTGGAGCAATACAGTGGATTTATTGATACTATAGCAACTTTTAGCTTTAAGGTTAACGGAGACGGAAGTTTAACCGGTGCCGTCCCACGAGATGCTCTGGCACTGGCACAAGAAAGAGGAGTGCAAACACTGCTGCTGGTACATAATATTGCTCAGCCCATTGACAGTAACGCCGCACATAATGTTCTGGCTATTCCGGCCAATCGTTATCGGCTGGAGGAAAATATTATGACCCAGGTTAAGATCTATGGCTATAGTGGGGTAAATATTGATCTTGAGGCCGTGCCTCCTCAGGACCGGGAAAACTATAATGAATTTTTAAGGGAACTGGGGGCTAAACTGCACCAAGAAGGGTTATTGCTGACTGTTTCGATACCGGCTAAAACTTTTGATTCTAAAAACGATTCCTGGTCCGGTGCCTATGACTATCAAATTATCGGAAAATTGGTTGACCGGGTTATGATTATGACTTACGATGAGCACTGGTTTGGGGGGCCTGCAGGACCGATTGCCTCAGTGCCGTGGATTCAAAAAGTTTTGGATTATGCAGTGAAAGAAATACCCAGAGAAAAAATCTTTTTAGGCGTTGCCGCTTATGGCTATGATTGGTCCAGTCAGAGAACGCGGGCCATTCCTTGGAACCGGGTAAACGAACTGATTAATAAGTATGGAAATGTAAAGTGGGATAATACTTATAGTGTACCTTTCCTGGTTTACTATCAGAACGGCGTAAGACATGAAGTATGGTTTGAAAACAGTTACAGCTTGAGATTTAAACTGGAAATGGTAAAAAGTTATAATGTTGCCGGTATAGCAATCTGGCGGCTGGGTTTTGAAGATGATTCCTTCTGGCAAATGGTAAATAATGAGTTTGTGGAAGAAGAATAG
- a CDS encoding FeoA family protein — MTLDKAKKGQTVIIKSIADSFIRAQAIRLGINEGAVITCQEIVPAGPVIVLRQKQEIAIGRGLARSITVELVTTAAAS; from the coding sequence ATGACCCTCGATAAAGCAAAAAAAGGCCAAACCGTAATTATTAAATCCATTGCCGACAGTTTTATTCGTGCTCAGGCTATTCGTTTAGGAATTAATGAAGGTGCGGTTATAACCTGTCAGGAAATTGTTCCGGCAGGTCCGGTCATAGTACTTCGGCAAAAGCAGGAAATTGCTATTGGACGTGGGTTGGCCAGGAGTATAACTGTGGAGTTGGTTACGACCGCAGCTGCCAGTTAG
- a CDS encoding undecaprenyl diphosphate synthase family protein, with protein MAPPRFKRLPKHIGIIPDGNRRWAQNKGLSKEAGYEFGLEPGIQLYEKCLELGIKELTFYGFTQDNTKRPAVQRKAFQKACVDAVKKLSNRDASLLVVGNSTSPLFPPELRAYTTRQTFGRDLIKINFLVNYGWKWDLNYALRNSDSNHTNMVKAIASTDVSRIDLIIRWGGRRRLSGFLPIQTIYSDFYIVDDMWPDFKPEHFYDALAWYEEQDITLGG; from the coding sequence ATGGCTCCTCCAAGATTCAAACGTCTTCCCAAGCATATTGGAATTATACCGGACGGAAACAGGAGATGGGCGCAAAACAAAGGATTATCCAAAGAAGCAGGATACGAATTCGGTCTGGAACCTGGTATTCAGCTCTACGAAAAATGCCTGGAATTAGGAATTAAAGAACTTACTTTTTACGGTTTCACTCAAGATAATACAAAACGTCCTGCTGTTCAAAGAAAAGCTTTTCAAAAGGCTTGTGTCGATGCAGTAAAAAAACTTTCTAACCGGGATGCCTCCTTATTAGTAGTCGGCAATTCCACCTCCCCGCTTTTTCCTCCGGAACTAAGAGCTTATACGACAAGACAAACCTTTGGTCGAGATCTGATAAAGATAAATTTCCTCGTGAATTACGGTTGGAAGTGGGATTTAAATTATGCTTTAAGAAACAGTGACTCTAATCATACTAATATGGTTAAAGCCATTGCATCCACCGATGTATCCCGAATTGATTTAATCATTCGCTGGGGCGGACGCAGGAGACTTAGTGGTTTTCTTCCCATTCAAACAATTTACTCTGATTTCTATATAGTGGATGATATGTGGCCGGATTTTAAGCCGGAACATTTTTACGATGCTTTAGCTTGGTATGAAGAACAGGATATAACTCTGGGTGGTTAA
- a CDS encoding Fur family transcriptional regulator, which yields MEKIISQVGQKLRASEYKLTTRRKHILRVLLENKDKHLSAEEVYNLVKAEAPDVGLATVYRTLELFVGFDIIRAMDFGDGRKRYEFGEEDGDCHDHHHLICEECGRIIEVNEDLLEELENRIINDYKFSITNHQLKIFGVCEDCLAKRK from the coding sequence ATGGAGAAAATTATTTCTCAAGTAGGTCAAAAACTAAGAGCAAGTGAATACAAGCTTACTACAAGGCGAAAACATATATTGCGAGTGCTTTTGGAAAATAAAGATAAGCACCTAAGCGCAGAGGAAGTTTATAATTTAGTTAAAGCTGAAGCGCCGGATGTTGGGCTGGCTACTGTATATCGTACTCTGGAGCTGTTTGTGGGGTTTGATATTATTCGGGCTATGGATTTTGGGGATGGGCGTAAACGTTACGAGTTTGGTGAAGAAGATGGAGACTGTCACGATCATCATCATTTAATCTGTGAGGAATGCGGGCGAATTATTGAAGTAAATGAAGATTTGTTGGAAGAACTGGAAAATAGAATTATCAATGATTATAAGTTTTCTATCACCAATCACCAGCTTAAAATTTTTGGTGTTTGTGAAGACTGTTTGGCCAAAAGAAAGTAA
- a CDS encoding methyltransferase — translation MPNINTFDLPREFLIVGAAVKTGLFDALQKEECSPENLAKTIDADPRAVWTVAEALIALGYLEYNGENLKLTGEAQSMFYDSNSPKYTGFAFMHTYDLFLPWLGLADTIKTGKPYPKEKKIGPPKNFIRAMSHIAKKSAPEVTTFCLNGKIGAKKVLDVGGGPLTYAREFVKLGASVTILDLPVVVEMMEPELKPGEPIKMVKGDFNKGLPEGPFDLVYLGNVCHIYGEKENRELFKRAAKVLSPGGRIAIVDMIRGTGEFAALFAVNMLVNTENGGTWTFEQYKTWLESAGFSVRPFAEVGGRQIIIGDKI, via the coding sequence ATGCCAAATATTAATACCTTTGACTTACCCAGAGAGTTTCTGATTGTGGGAGCTGCGGTAAAAACAGGTTTATTTGACGCTTTGCAAAAAGAAGAATGTTCTCCGGAAAACTTGGCAAAAACCATAGACGCGGACCCGCGTGCAGTATGGACAGTGGCCGAAGCGCTGATAGCCCTCGGATATTTAGAGTACAACGGCGAAAATTTAAAACTTACCGGGGAAGCTCAATCAATGTTCTATGATTCTAATAGCCCTAAATATACGGGTTTTGCCTTCATGCATACCTACGATCTTTTTTTACCCTGGTTGGGACTGGCGGATACTATAAAAACCGGCAAACCTTATCCCAAGGAAAAAAAGATTGGACCACCTAAAAATTTTATTCGCGCAATGAGCCACATTGCTAAAAAAAGTGCACCCGAGGTCACTACTTTTTGTTTAAACGGAAAAATTGGTGCTAAAAAGGTACTTGACGTAGGTGGTGGGCCCCTAACCTATGCCCGTGAATTTGTGAAGCTGGGGGCCTCGGTTACTATTTTGGATTTACCTGTCGTTGTAGAAATGATGGAACCTGAGCTTAAACCCGGTGAACCGATTAAAATGGTAAAAGGGGATTTTAACAAGGGTTTGCCCGAAGGACCATTTGATCTGGTTTATCTTGGTAATGTCTGTCATATCTATGGTGAAAAAGAAAATCGTGAACTTTTTAAACGGGCAGCTAAGGTACTGTCTCCCGGCGGAAGGATTGCTATAGTGGATATGATTAGAGGAACCGGCGAATTTGCGGCGCTATTTGCGGTTAATATGTTGGTAAATACTGAAAATGGGGGAACTTGGACTTTTGAACAATACAAGACCTGGCTGGAAAGTGCCGGATTTTCAGTTAGACCATTTGCTGAGGTAGGTGGCAGACAAATTATAATTGGTGATAAAATATAA
- a CDS encoding D-alanyl-D-alanine carboxypeptidase family protein, giving the protein MHFKKAIIGFLCFVFLTVITATPVCAAEPPKIQGQAAVLIDTHNLQVLYGKNMHQRMYPASTTKILTGIIALEKGNLNDMVSVSWEAVNTEGTHIGLQEGEQLSLEDLLYALLLNSANDSAEAIAEHIGNSIKGFTDIMNDKAREIGAVNSHFNNPHGLPDDNHYTTAYDLALIAQYAMQNEKFREIIKVRNTTITRGDPDAQYHISNHNKLLDRYNEATGIKTGYTNAAGQCLVSSAKRGERELIAVVLKSEGTNIWTDSESLLRYGFDNFQRVHLIGQGQIMTWAKVENGEQAGVSLVTADNFSWNVPRGHHSAIRNEVVKNESIEAPVKKGQKLGELVFSDGQKELGRVDLVANKDVKRKVSGQWWFWPVIFISGLFLLRFWIRYRRRRKLYRRRKFSPWKSF; this is encoded by the coding sequence ATGCATTTTAAAAAAGCAATAATTGGTTTTTTATGTTTTGTATTTCTAACTGTTATTACGGCTACACCGGTTTGTGCTGCCGAGCCTCCGAAAATACAGGGACAAGCGGCTGTGCTTATAGATACTCATAATTTACAGGTTTTATATGGCAAAAATATGCATCAGAGAATGTATCCGGCCAGCACTACCAAGATTTTAACCGGAATTATAGCATTGGAAAAAGGTAACTTAAATGATATGGTATCGGTAAGCTGGGAGGCTGTAAATACTGAGGGTACTCATATCGGCCTGCAGGAGGGAGAGCAGCTTAGTTTAGAAGACTTACTGTATGCTCTTTTGCTTAATTCAGCCAATGACTCAGCTGAAGCGATTGCAGAGCATATTGGTAATTCAATAAAAGGCTTTACTGATATAATGAATGATAAAGCCCGGGAAATTGGTGCCGTTAACTCTCATTTTAATAATCCGCATGGGTTACCTGATGATAATCACTATACGACTGCCTATGATTTGGCTTTAATTGCACAGTATGCCATGCAGAATGAAAAATTCAGAGAAATTATTAAAGTTAGGAATACTACTATTACTCGTGGAGATCCTGATGCCCAGTATCATATATCAAATCATAATAAATTATTAGACAGATATAATGAAGCAACCGGAATTAAAACAGGCTATACCAATGCAGCGGGGCAATGTCTTGTATCCAGTGCAAAACGGGGTGAAAGGGAGCTAATTGCAGTAGTATTAAAGAGTGAAGGTACTAATATCTGGACAGATTCGGAAAGTTTATTAAGATACGGGTTTGATAATTTTCAGAGAGTGCATTTAATCGGTCAGGGGCAGATAATGACTTGGGCCAAAGTGGAAAACGGGGAGCAGGCCGGAGTATCGCTGGTAACTGCCGATAATTTCTCCTGGAATGTACCCAGAGGGCATCATAGTGCAATTAGAAATGAGGTTGTAAAAAACGAAAGTATTGAAGCCCCGGTAAAAAAAGGTCAAAAACTGGGTGAATTAGTATTCAGTGACGGACAAAAGGAACTTGGCCGTGTTGATTTGGTAGCGAACAAAGATGTTAAACGAAAAGTGTCCGGACAATGGTGGTTTTGGCCTGTTATTTTTATTTCCGGCTTATTTTTACTACGCTTTTGGATACGGTATCGCCGCCGGAGAAAGCTTTATAGAAGACGCAAATTTTCACCATGGAAAAGTTTCTAG
- a CDS encoding Na/Pi cotransporter family protein has translation MLMFIFFSTGLAVLLCGMQKMRRGLEGAALTGIKRALAAATGTPIMAALTGMLLTLLVQSSTAVTVLTVSFVNAGLMNLVQAIGIILGSNIGTCITAQMMSLDLTKLALPAVLLGMTVMFFGHKHRTYYFLGQGILGFGLVFLGLFIISQAFAPLQDSPWFNSLLASIKSSPLLAVLAGALFSGLIHSSATTTGVVITLSGQGMVDLPTAIALVLGSNIGTCISAVLASLGGTITGKRVAMAHVLLNVFGVLLFLPLLYPFADLVALTADNLPREIANAHTLFNVLSSLMALPLIRPFAHLLVKIIP, from the coding sequence ATGTTAATGTTTATTTTTTTTAGCACCGGTCTGGCAGTATTATTATGCGGAATGCAAAAAATGCGCAGAGGTCTGGAGGGTGCCGCCCTTACGGGTATTAAGAGGGCTCTGGCTGCTGCTACAGGAACCCCAATTATGGCTGCCCTGACGGGAATGCTGCTCACACTGCTGGTACAAAGCAGTACTGCAGTTACAGTTCTCACAGTAAGTTTTGTCAACGCCGGTCTAATGAATCTTGTGCAGGCCATCGGCATTATTTTGGGTTCCAATATTGGTACCTGCATTACTGCTCAAATGATGTCTTTAGATCTTACCAAACTTGCTCTACCGGCTGTGCTACTGGGAATGACGGTGATGTTTTTTGGACACAAACATCGTACTTATTACTTCCTTGGCCAGGGTATATTGGGATTTGGTCTGGTTTTTTTGGGACTTTTCATTATTTCCCAAGCCTTTGCTCCTTTGCAAGATTCACCCTGGTTTAACAGTCTTCTTGCCTCAATTAAGTCCAGCCCGCTTCTGGCAGTACTGGCCGGTGCCCTTTTTTCCGGGCTTATTCACAGCAGTGCCACAACTACCGGGGTAGTAATTACACTATCCGGACAGGGCATGGTGGATTTGCCTACAGCCATTGCTTTAGTCTTGGGCAGCAATATCGGCACCTGCATCAGTGCAGTATTAGCCAGTCTTGGAGGTACAATAACCGGCAAAAGAGTTGCTATGGCCCATGTACTTTTGAATGTATTTGGAGTATTACTATTTTTACCCTTATTATATCCGTTTGCAGATCTGGTGGCATTAACTGCAGATAACCTTCCCCGTGAAATTGCTAATGCGCATACTCTTTTCAATGTGCTTTCAAGCTTGATGGCCCTTCCCTTAATCCGTCCGTTTGCTCATCTCTTAGTAAAAATCATTCCTTAA
- the feoB gene encoding ferrous iron transport protein B translates to MRKIILAGNPNVGKSVIFNVLTGTYNDVANYPGTTLDVTCIRFGQDILSDTPGIYGLSSFNEEERIARDIILQSDIVINVVDSVHLDRDLFLTQQIIDTGIPVIVALNMFDEARRYGLEIDIKLLERLLGVPVVPTVAVGNKGIDKLKTRLNEARTGKIDPELVKLLDKAPAGVSQGEYLLVLEGDAEVAGRCGLPPGNLIDEIYNLRRKRVNQIANQVVNKDTGQIPFSTMLGRLLIQPITGIPILILTLLAMYQLIGVLIAQNVVGYTEEVIMGGYYEPAVRSFVGQYIKPESFLGIILTGQFGVLTMAVTLIFGLLLPLVAGFFLVFSLVEDSGYLPRIATLLDRMLLRMGLNGQAVIPFILGFGCVTMAAITTRLLGSDREKRIAIFLLCLGIPCSAQLAVITTLLVSLGGQYVLLFILIIFSIFIAAGSLLGRYLPGQSSPLFIELPPLRLPSLTNVFTKTWNKTYNFILEAIPLFVGGALLLGILEATGALKAVQNALVPLIVGWLNLPKETAASFLMGFIRRDFGTAGIMSLSMLPVQKFVALVTLTLFVPCIASAMVLFKERGWREGLIMWLTVIFLAFFIGGTLAHLFEFFSSMGGSLTIPLVAGAVMLMLIIALVFSHRKSSVQI, encoded by the coding sequence ATGAGGAAGATTATCCTTGCAGGTAATCCCAATGTTGGTAAATCGGTGATTTTTAATGTTTTGACCGGAACTTATAATGATGTGGCAAATTATCCAGGGACTACTTTGGATGTTACCTGTATTCGTTTCGGTCAGGATATTTTAAGTGATACCCCGGGCATTTACGGATTATCTTCTTTTAATGAGGAAGAACGGATAGCCCGGGATATTATTTTACAGTCGGATATTGTAATTAATGTTGTAGATTCTGTTCATTTAGATAGAGACCTTTTCTTAACCCAACAGATTATAGATACCGGAATACCTGTAATCGTGGCCTTAAATATGTTTGATGAGGCGCGGCGATATGGCCTTGAGATAGATATAAAATTATTGGAAAGGCTTTTGGGTGTACCGGTAGTTCCTACCGTAGCCGTAGGAAATAAAGGTATTGACAAATTAAAAACAAGGCTGAATGAGGCCCGAACCGGAAAAATTGATCCCGAGTTGGTGAAGTTACTGGACAAAGCTCCGGCCGGAGTATCTCAGGGTGAGTACTTATTGGTCCTGGAGGGAGATGCAGAAGTAGCCGGGCGGTGCGGCTTACCCCCCGGGAACTTAATTGATGAAATTTATAATCTCCGCCGTAAACGAGTAAATCAGATAGCTAATCAGGTGGTCAATAAGGATACCGGTCAAATACCTTTTAGCACAATGCTGGGAAGGCTGTTGATACAACCTATAACAGGAATTCCAATTTTAATTTTAACACTTTTGGCGATGTATCAGCTAATTGGTGTGTTAATAGCCCAAAATGTTGTCGGTTATACGGAAGAAGTGATCATGGGAGGATATTATGAGCCGGCGGTGCGTTCGTTCGTCGGGCAATATATTAAACCCGAATCTTTTTTAGGTATTATTCTTACCGGCCAATTTGGGGTTTTAACTATGGCTGTTACTTTAATATTTGGTTTATTACTGCCGTTGGTAGCCGGTTTCTTTTTGGTTTTTTCACTGGTGGAGGACTCCGGTTATCTTCCCCGGATAGCCACTCTTTTGGATAGAATGCTTTTGAGAATGGGGCTCAATGGGCAGGCCGTAATACCTTTTATATTAGGTTTTGGTTGTGTGACAATGGCAGCCATAACGACCAGGCTTTTGGGAAGCGATCGGGAAAAACGTATTGCTATTTTTTTACTGTGCCTGGGAATACCTTGTTCAGCCCAATTAGCTGTAATTACTACTTTGTTGGTTTCTCTGGGTGGACAATATGTTTTACTATTTATCTTAATCATTTTCAGTATTTTTATTGCTGCCGGAAGTTTACTGGGACGTTATTTACCCGGACAATCCAGTCCTTTGTTTATTGAACTTCCGCCGCTCAGACTGCCCAGTTTAACAAATGTTTTTACAAAGACCTGGAATAAAACTTATAACTTTATTTTAGAAGCCATACCACTTTTTGTAGGAGGGGCGCTGCTATTAGGAATTCTTGAGGCTACCGGTGCACTGAAAGCAGTTCAGAATGCTCTTGTACCACTTATTGTAGGGTGGCTTAATCTGCCTAAGGAGACAGCTGCCAGTTTCTTAATGGGTTTTATTCGCCGTGATTTTGGTACAGCAGGAATCATGAGTTTATCGATGCTGCCTGTACAAAAGTTTGTAGCTTTGGTTACCTTAACTTTATTTGTACCGTGTATAGCTTCCGCCATGGTTTTGTTTAAAGAACGCGGCTGGCGTGAAGGACTGATAATGTGGCTGACAGTGATTTTCCTGGCTTTCTTTATAGGAGGGACACTGGCTCATTTGTTTGAATTTTTCAGTTCTATGGGGGGAAGTTTAACAATTCCTCTGGTAGCCGGAGCAGTAATGTTAATGCTGATTATTGCTTTGGTATTTTCACACCGGAAGAGTAGTGTGCAAATATAG
- a CDS encoding ArsR/SmtB family transcription factor, whose amino-acid sequence MNERDVCDIFCTDEKKVSRLREEVEITRGLASIFKVLADDTRIKIIYALSKEELCVCDVAGIIGSTVAAASHHLRLLKSMGLAKHRRQGKMVFYSLKDDCIQKIIATALNHNKAHKDN is encoded by the coding sequence ATGAACGAAAGAGATGTCTGCGATATTTTTTGCACCGATGAAAAAAAAGTATCCCGGCTGCGGGAAGAAGTGGAGATTACACGGGGATTAGCATCTATATTTAAAGTTCTTGCTGATGATACCCGGATTAAAATTATATACGCTCTTTCCAAAGAAGAACTCTGTGTCTGCGACGTGGCGGGAATTATTGGTTCGACTGTGGCAGCAGCCTCCCATCACCTTCGGCTTCTAAAAAGTATGGGCCTGGCCAAACACCGCAGGCAGGGTAAAATGGTTTTTTACTCTTTAAAGGACGACTGTATTCAAAAAATTATTGCTACCGCCTTAAACCATAACAAAGCACATAAAGATAACTAA
- a CDS encoding Na/Pi cotransporter family protein, giving the protein MWSQFVLGLLGGMGLLLFGMQILSESLQAIAGLRLKVILSTLTKNRFVGMFLGLVITVLFQSSTATSVVLVGLTSAAIITLGQTLSVLLGAGIGTTITAQLIAFKVTEISLPLVSIGAMVVFFTKRLKYRQYGLAILGFGLIFLGLQIMSDTMHPLRDDPFFQHLMVGLENKPFLAMIIAAFFAFLVHSSAAAIGIIMLLSIQGLISLESGIYLLFGANIGTCFTAVLSSIGSSRESQRVAAAQILFKLIGVLILLPFVDPFADLIAMTTANPGNQVANAHTVYNILDAAICLPFLKSFEHLLNKIIPEKKINKAMLAPHYLNEELIKSPVIGIGLATREAIHISDHISDMTFDILKVFRKHDPELLETMMEKEKYVDVLAKETSQYLAKILRQPLSKADFNRCIGLMNIVNDFEHIGDIIEKYITDLAKNKFKTSYDFSEKGWQELGEMHERICELIRMTCIALATNDLALAREVFDTQPELIKLERHFRQRHIARLREGSQCTEETSSIHLDLINALLRISEHIKNIAHIMVADSLEVDVDFANVSAYQQDYEKIDKYSANL; this is encoded by the coding sequence ATGTGGAGTCAGTTTGTTTTGGGACTGCTCGGGGGAATGGGCCTTTTACTGTTCGGCATGCAGATTTTAAGTGAAAGCTTACAAGCTATTGCCGGGCTGCGTTTAAAGGTTATTCTTAGTACTCTCACGAAAAATAGATTTGTTGGTATGTTTTTAGGTTTGGTTATTACCGTCCTTTTCCAAAGTAGTACGGCTACTTCAGTTGTTTTAGTGGGCCTGACCAGTGCAGCTATTATTACCCTAGGCCAGACACTTAGCGTGCTGTTAGGGGCCGGGATAGGTACGACTATTACTGCTCAATTAATTGCTTTTAAAGTTACTGAAATATCTTTACCCTTGGTTAGCATCGGTGCAATGGTAGTATTTTTTACTAAGCGGTTAAAGTACCGGCAGTATGGCTTGGCAATATTAGGTTTTGGCTTAATATTCCTGGGTCTGCAGATTATGTCAGATACTATGCACCCACTGCGTGATGACCCATTTTTTCAGCATTTAATGGTCGGCCTGGAAAACAAACCGTTTCTGGCTATGATAATTGCTGCCTTTTTTGCTTTCCTGGTACACAGCAGTGCGGCTGCTATCGGAATTATTATGCTTTTATCCATACAAGGGTTAATATCTTTAGAGTCCGGAATTTATCTTTTGTTTGGGGCAAATATTGGGACCTGTTTTACTGCGGTTTTATCTAGCATTGGCTCTTCCAGGGAATCGCAACGGGTAGCTGCCGCTCAAATTTTGTTTAAGCTGATTGGAGTTTTAATTTTACTTCCGTTTGTAGATCCCTTTGCTGATTTAATAGCAATGACTACAGCTAACCCGGGAAACCAGGTGGCTAATGCTCATACCGTTTATAATATTCTTGATGCTGCCATCTGTTTGCCGTTCCTTAAATCTTTTGAACACTTATTAAATAAAATTATCCCTGAGAAGAAAATTAATAAGGCCATGCTGGCTCCGCATTATCTAAATGAAGAATTAATTAAATCACCGGTTATTGGAATAGGCTTGGCTACAAGGGAGGCAATTCATATTTCAGACCACATATCGGATATGACCTTTGATATTCTAAAAGTCTTTAGAAAGCATGACCCGGAGTTATTAGAGACAATGATGGAGAAAGAAAAATATGTAGATGTATTGGCAAAGGAAACCAGCCAATACCTTGCCAAAATACTGCGCCAGCCTCTTTCTAAAGCTGACTTTAACCGGTGTATTGGCCTAATGAATATTGTAAATGATTTTGAACATATAGGCGATATTATTGAGAAATATATCACCGACCTGGCCAAGAATAAGTTTAAAACCAGTTATGATTTTTCGGAAAAGGGTTGGCAGGAACTTGGCGAGATGCACGAAAGAATTTGTGAGCTTATCCGGATGACTTGTATTGCCCTGGCTACCAACGACCTGGCTCTGGCCAGGGAAGTATTTGATACTCAACCGGAATTGATTAAATTAGAAAGACACTTCCGGCAGCGGCATATTGCGCGCTTGCGTGAGGGTTCTCAGTGTACCGAAGAAACCAGCTCGATTCATCTCGACCTGATTAATGCCCTTTTACGGATTAGTGAACATATTAAAAATATTGCTCACATTATGGTTGCTGATTCACTGGAGGTGGATGTGGATTTTGCCAATGTTAGCGCTTATCAGCAAGATTATGAGAAGATAGATAAATATTCAGCTAATTTATAA